GGTAGGTGGCACTAATAGTTCGAGTTGTTTTCCTTTTCCTATGTTTCGTTGGCTGTCGTCGCTCTTCAAGTGCGTGAACTTGGTTGCTCTTTTGCAACGAATTAGTTGCTCGGTAAGTCACAAAATTACTTCTTGAACTCCAGTAATGCAGTTAGGTCAGATGTACACAGGTGTGGCGTGAGAGTGAGCCATTGTTTTCAGATACCTGCAAATATTATGAACCTAGCGGTTAAAGATGTGCAGCGCTGCTACAGAAACAACATGACATACCTGTTCTTTCGGGATCTACTGGGCAGACAGCTCATCAATTGCAGGAGCTTTTGCAAGGGTCAGTGCCGTCTAGTTATCACAAGAGAGGAAGCAAGAGCTGCTCAATTATGAAAGGGGTTCCAACAAACGTTCGGCTCAATGGGCAAGGGCGCCCTCCTTGCCACTAGGCACAAAAGGTGCCGATAGTGTTCAACAACTTCGCGGGAAACAGACTCAAAGCATATGTGTAAAGCCTGCCACGTGCCTCGTGGCACTGCGCGCTTTGAAGCCTTTCATGAGAAGCTGTAATCACCTCATAGCCTGCAATAATGACACCCAAGGTGTGCAAAGGGACAACATGTGTCCGTCCTTTCGCTCATGGCTCCAAGTTATTTGTGGGACAAGTGTCCCGCTGATCTTTCAGATAATATTCTTGTGTAGAAAATTTTTTGCTGTTATTTATTGTGGTGAAGGTAATTTGGAAAAGGTAAAGCAGAAAGCATGAGTAGATTTCTCGCGTCTAACGAAGGTTTAAAGAAAGTACAATGTAGGATATGAAAGTATTTATATAATTACAGTTTAAAGTGCAAATAATGACGGGGATGGGTTGCGCAGTGCTGCACGTCGTTAATTTCTGAGTGATTGGTATATCGTCGGCTCTCTATACAGTCTCTTACCAACCCGTGAAATACTCACAACCACTTCTGGTCAAAATTCGTAATTTGTTAGGTAGCGTTAACAGAGGTCGTGAGAATTTTTACCATGGTATGTGCTACGTGCTTTCTCTGAACAAATCTCATCGTAATTTAGAACTGATAAACTTTGGTGTTAGGTTCTGACAAACTTACTCGCTAATTTCAAGTGTACATGTGCAATACGCTTAGCCACTATTTTTGCAATTTCGTTAGCGAGTAACGACATTCCAGAGCTCTGTGCGTAATTCAGTGAAGGTGTCTGCAGCGCATTAAATATTTGAAACACCACTTCACGCGACCAAGCAACGCCATTAAATATTATTCCATGAGCATCCCCAAACTGCAGTTCGCCCTGCTTTGAACGTCCGGAAACAGCGGTTGATtacaagaaaaataaagtacGCTGTACCACGACGTTCACGAGGAACAGATTGCTAAATGAGTTAGATCGTCCACAAATTTTGGGCCTTCCTAATGTAGGCAGCGCCGGCACTGCGGTACCTTTATCGTATCGTCTATAGTGTGACTACAAAGTATACTGTGGAGCATGCATGGCCGAAATAAATTTCTAAAGTTGACTGCAGGAATGTGTTAAATAGAGTAAAAAGATGGGCTAAAATTTTCATTGCGTGTTCATGCCAAGAGGCCTTATCCTTTTCATAAGCAGTTGTGATAGTTGAGGCTGACAGTTGTTCAGGCAGCCTTGTTACATTATTGGCTAGATATTACGAACAAACAGAAGTGGCTTTCGTATCACTCAGCTGTACATTGCGGTTTGTCGCAGAATCAGTGCTGAGCCGCACTTGGACCAAGGCTCTCGGAAGTGCCGCCAGCTACCTCGCTTTGATTCGTGGCCAGCACCCTGGTGGTTCACGTAGTGGCGGCAGCGATGAAGACGTCGCTCCAAGGAGGCCGCTGCCAGAAAGGCAAAGGAGACCTCGCAGCGCAGAAGTGGAGCGCGAACGTGGAGTTTTCGACGGCTGTCTCCGTACCTTAACCCTTTCCAGAGGGTTCGACCCGGTATCGCTCCCACAAGATATCGGAGACCTCAATTTTTCCTTTGGACGCCTCGCCGTATACGAAGGCAACCTGACGGGCTTATCGAGCGTCTACAGGAGCGGTGACTGCGCGCTTGTTCTCGGCGAATGCGGCCTGGCAGTACGTCTGAATTTGGGATTTGAAGATCTGTTGGTCAGAGCTGCGGCTGCGGTCTACGAACGTTCCCGCACCAGAACTGCAATGTTAGACGTCCACATTCCTGCCGTGGAGTTGGCCCTAGACATTGCCGAGTACGTGGTCATCCTTCATTTGCGATGCTTGAAATAGGCCGCACAGAAACTTTGGAGATTTTTTTGCTGTATACGCGAAAATTAAGGACCGcgttattcgtttttttttattacgcgcgATCACTACGGTAGCATACCAGGGATTATTTGTTAAATACCTGCTCGTAAGTTCACATCTTACGGGACGCCATACGGCACaaaagggtgttccacatccgcctgCCAGTCCCGGAGTTGAGCTCGGTAACAGTCCCAGAGCTAGATCTAGTACACATAAATATACAAGTTAGTGACTTGATTGATGGATCTTGCCGTAGCACAATTACACTTTAATGTCACCTCATCATTATACGATAGTCATGATGTATACAATAATTTATGTATAAACCTTTTCAGGCATGATGCCTCAACTCTTACTTGAAAAGCATTATATTACTATTTCGTATTTGAAtcaaaggatacgacagaaggTGCGAGCTCCAATGAATTTTTTGACGCCAATGCAGCCATCATTCCTGGCGGTGGCATGGAATGATGGAATACACGTCACTGAAGCATAAAGTGAATTCAGCCACGAAAAGTGAATTCAGCCGCGAGAAGCTCACGTATGTAGGATGAAACAAGGAGtcataaaataataataaaaccaaTTTGACCCGTCTGAGGTTTGATGGACAAGTGAGGGGAGCACATATGATGGCCTATAGGCTGCCTGCAACCACCAACGCAGTGCTTCTGCGTGCCATCGGCGGCAACAAGGCTCACAAGATACCGATTTCCCTACCACAGAATTACGGGCAATTTCTCACTGCGCTGCATGTGTCATCGTGTTTTACCGTCGGTACCAAGTTTGCAATTGCGCTGATTAGTGTGAAGTGCAACATGACTGGCGTTTTGCCACCGATATTACAGACGTATTTCTTGAAACTAGTAATAAACAAAGTATATTAGTGCTAAATGATTAAATTACTGCTGATCGTCAATTCGGCAAATGGTAAGTGTGGTTAGTAATATAATTAGTGTATCTCCGTTATTACCAAACATATCACTCAGAACTTCGTCTTGCAAGTAGTTGGTCAGATGGGACAGAATTGCAGTATTCAAAACAGGATGTATTTAAAAGTTTCTTTTCATTCAGAAATATTTTTGTCTTTACATATACTCTCGTGTATCTGTACGAGCCTAACACTGGAAGCACAGCCGGCCGCATACCTTAAATAAGATTAAGACACAATTTTACTGCAGACCGCCAGTAAGAAACGAATAGCGACGGCGTTCCAAAAATATAAGTTACAAGCGTCCAGCATGGCGCCACGAACATGAATTACAGCTTGGTATACAACGGATCTGATCTTCTATGAAGATAGAACTGTTGATGTCTTATGCTGGCGCAGTCTTCTGCAAAATACGATTATGTCAATTATTAGGACACAGAGTGTGCAACATATTCGTTCAAAAATTATTTAAAAGCTCAAAGATCATCACAAATATCAATGTGCTTCAAGAATTCCTCGTTGAGCGCAAAAGACGTCAGAGCAAGCAGATTGTCCCTGCTAAAGAAACTGGCATCCGTGCATGTTTTCCTTACATAGTTTGTTTAGCGCCCTACGTTCTACGTTGCAAGCTCTATGTGAAAATTGTCAACATGATTTAGAATTATGCATTTTTCTGTCATATTGAGTTTCAGGACTGCACCGTTACAGGCGACGAATGTTTGGCTGCCAACTTTGTTTGAAATATGCATATCTTCTAAGTACTTATCCGTGTGTCTCCAGAAACATGTTTTTATTCTTTCAGGATAAACAACCAACTGCGAATTATTTCCTACCACATGGAATTCATGGGACCGGTCAAAGTGACGGCGCCAAGCATTGCACGAGATGGCTCGGTAAACATTGTGAGCGTTTCACCTGAAGTCGTGCTCAGCGAACAGGACCTGGAGGAGCTGAAGTCAGCTGTCCACAATAGTCTGCAGCAATTTTTGCCTACTGCAGAAAGCTTTATTTCCGATCCACTGCTTCTGGAACCATAAAGTATACATCGTAGACTTGGCGATTTCAATAGATGTGTACATATCGCAGATGAAGACTTCTTATTCTTCACTTCAAGTATTTCTACCCCAAAGCATTTGCATATACGTACACTTACTGTGTTTGTGGGCTCAAGGTTACTGATAAGTTCGCGACAACGCCCTACTGTGAACGAGCAGTAAATCTACACTCTTGGGAAGCTCCTAATCACAGCGTAttaacaataaataaatgattcTCCTTTTATCAGTACGAAGGAGCCTCCACTTCTCTTAAATACTTGAGCGGATTGTACTCGCAAGTTAGGGACCATAACGCAATATACCTGCAGAAAATGTTCGTAGATTGTGCAAAAATACTCtgcggctgtaaaacggcaatAATGCCGGATATGCTGCGACAAATAAGCCTCAAGCGTTTTATTGATTTCATGGAAGATGAAAAATGTTGGAAAACTCAAAACTCACCTTTGGTATGTCGGTTGCAAAATCATGACATAACGCTACATCAGTCTTGATGTTAACTAGAACATATTAACTTCTTAGAAAGTTACCACCATGTAATGCTCCTTAACTATGATAGCGCCGAGCATTGAACAAAAGAAGTAGTTCTCTTGCTATAAGGAAATCAATTACCATAAATTTTAGGTCACATTTTAATCTCTAAAAGTAACGCATGTTCCCTATCATTGAATTTATTGTAGGTTATCTAGATTTCAATAAAAGTTCCAAATCAACGCCCATGTATAGATAACCTACGTTATTACGCTGTCGGTTTTTAAGTATAAAACTCGCGTCATATCTACATGCGAGACTTCGCAACGATTGCACAGTTTCTCTGTTGAAAATGTACCTATTTGAACAAGTGCACATGAACCTCACATTGCACGCCAAAAATAGTATTGCGGTATTGTAGCTATTTTATTCCTCCACGTAACATATGTACATGTACTTTATTTGCCCCGCTGTGAGCATTCTGTCCATGTATAATGGCAGTGCTGAGATTCCTTCGGGCCCTCGCCTGGTTTTTATTCATACAGCTTACATTTGTCTTTGTCTCTTACATAAAAATAAAACGTCAATTTGTGTTTTTCGATGATTCTTCAAACCTACTCCCCGTGTGCCATTCACTGTTCCAACAGGAAGCAGGTAACAACGATTGTTTCATATGAATTTTGGACTACTGATTTGCGGAATTGCCCTTCTCTGACTGCGAGGTGCCCATATACTATATCAGTCGTGAGGCCAGaaaatttgagcatgcagtacaCGTTTATTCTGGAAAATATGGGCACCGATTACAATGCTTCTTACTCACAAATGGCTATAATACGCGCACAGATATGTGTACGGCCATGGTGCTCCGCCGCAGAACAAGAAAGTAGTTATCAGACAAAAGGTACGTCCTCGGGTCGAAAAATAGGCAAGAAATAAGCCTATACACACCCCGGCGTTCTTCGTCATCGAATTTGTTTCTTCATCAGCGCTGCTTCttaatgcgtgagcattcttACGGTACTCACACACTTTGCGGGGGCTATTTATTTATGTATGTGCGTTTCTATCTGTGCATCTATgtttgtttgtatctaaccgttctCCCGACTGCCGGTGTCGCTCGGTAGTCAGTGTGGGAATGGGCAGTGCATCAGGCTGCTCTACTGAGGTAAGAGGGTTTGAAACCATCCATCGGACAAACTTGGGTCAATGAGGATGCGACAATGTGTACGTGCCGCTCTTCGTTGAACCTGTTTCACGTCGACATCGGTCACGGTAGACGCAGTACTGGGTAGGTACCGCAGGTAGAAGAAGCTCATTGACACAGACttgcacgagatcgcgggatcgaatcccggctcgAATcccggcatttcgatgggggctaaatgcagaaaacacccgtgcgcttagattcaggtgcacgttaaggaaacccaggtgtccaaattaatccggagtaacccactacagcgtgcctcataatcatatgggcgttttggcacgtaaaactccaggaggaggaggaataaacttttattgtggaaccagcactttatgatggccgagCCTAAGCCTTctatgaggggacgtcgagggcttgcctcgccgcagcctcacgggcgtgctgggtcgcccaggtttggtcttcgagggcggagttccgcagagcctcacgcaacctcgacgatagggtcgtggtgttaatttgtgtgtactgcgctgggcactcccacagcatatgcggaagcgtagccgggtgagtgccacagcaccggcagttgggggtactgtaaactttaggtaatataaggtggaggcgggcgggtgaagggtacgtatttgtttgtagcaggcgcagggtggtagcctgcgcccggctgaacttggggtgatgtggggggaaggttcggtgACTAaagtaaaatgccttaacgagatcgttataagtagtcagattgtccgtGGTGTCCAACACGTCTCCAGTGTCTCgggcgcggttgactaggcctcgtgcaatggagtgggtgacctcgttgaggttgggacgGTGTGTGTGGACAGAGCCcgcatgggccgggatccatgttagggagatcatgctgtctttagagtgtgATGCCTGGCtaaggatacgaagagcttgaggagaaatacggcctttgctgtaGTTAGTGATTGCtgagtaaaaccccataatttattttttttaccaCGAAATTGTTTTATCGCGGGTTTaccgactgatttccggcaacggatgcaATAGTCACCATTTAGGAGaggtgaagcgaagcactgcattctGACACTAAccagcgccgacagggagcgcttcggtagtaaCAGCACAGCGGAGGATCAAACGCTGTGTAGCCCtagaataaacaaccaagtatAGCGTAGTgtatagtttcatacaataattatataACGAATAATCATGCAATGAAAAACGCTaatattgtccgacggcaggattcgaacacatgAACGCTAGAAGAGAAGTccgatgttgaaaccattacgccacggacgaacGCCTCAATACGTGACATAAAACAGACTTATCAATTAATCAccggcaagccagtgcattgagacacTTGTTCTAtttggccacctcgccaagctgaaccgttgtaattagcAGCGATTTTGTGTagtcgcagcgtcttctgcaattcgaaaagtatacattgctTGGAAATTTACGACAATTAAAGCATATGAAGCACAATAAACCATCACAAGAATGTCTAAATcgacaagcacgaagatcagacaaattcatgtaccttccatca
This genomic stretch from Dermacentor silvarum isolate Dsil-2018 chromosome 2, BIME_Dsil_1.4, whole genome shotgun sequence harbors:
- the LOC119441579 gene encoding uncharacterized protein LOC119441579 isoform X3 codes for the protein MLVLITMDVGLICTLKVDPWKFLTSLASTRRFCDIVSAQLRIWLPFGRRSALKTYFCRPSPNHLRIEVYGMRMSRIRLLLNNASFSGFIYDYVIDYLRPYVETKVAQLLARELRNFAVKAFKTVRVYTASSEDEDIFAEESVLSRTWTKALGSAASYLALIRGQHPGGSRSGGSDEDVAPRRPLPERQRRPRSAEVERERGVFDGCLRTLTLSRGFDPVSLPQDIGDLNFSFGRLAVYEGNLTGLSSVYRSGDCALVLGECGLAVRLNLGFEDLLVRAAAAVYERSRTRTAMLDVHIPAVELALDIAEINNQLRIISYHMEFMGPVKVTAPSIARDGSVNIVSVSPEVVLSEQDLEELKSAVHNSLQQFLPTAESFISDPLLLEP
- the LOC119441579 gene encoding uncharacterized protein LOC119441579 isoform X1, with translation MTEIIIIIILFICCFHSAAASIESCTPQDSLIDKGLRKLLLSHQFLEVPLPDFMNSAPDENGFRIGFSNGRLRGLNTIKRSGHSYVSADNDGCRLNLHIEGGPVEVSYVAGFNSSFLRHSFGTAAHLATFRASLSAEEPSPNHLRIEVYGMRMSRIRLLLNNASFSGFIYDYVIDYLRPYVETKVAQLLARELRNFAVKAFKTVRVYTASSEDEDIFAEESVLSRTWTKALGSAASYLALIRGQHPGGSRSGGSDEDVAPRRPLPERQRRPRSAEVERERGVFDGCLRTLTLSRGFDPVSLPQDIGDLNFSFGRLAVYEGNLTGLSSVYRSGDCALVLGECGLAVRLNLGFEDLLVRAAAAVYERSRTRTAMLDVHIPAVELALDIAEINNQLRIISYHMEFMGPVKVTAPSIARDGSVNIVSVSPEVVLSEQDLEELKSAVHNSLQQFLPTAESFISDPLLLEP